A region of Vitis riparia cultivar Riparia Gloire de Montpellier isolate 1030 chromosome 1, EGFV_Vit.rip_1.0, whole genome shotgun sequence DNA encodes the following proteins:
- the LOC117926140 gene encoding ankyrin repeat-containing protein NPR4-like isoform X1, with amino-acid sequence MSFNKSPLSRFKRSLSLQSCFPEVRSAEASGCKSPDDNASSVNGGRSCDDICHNVDTCLDIDDQGISPASSGGKTSTASRRIFPLESRSLCRSVSDIQNSKSELLQAVPEAIGSDAHVALDLSSWPGSSTHPKNETIKSDASPVRQAVDHSFPLASVHYSGAISGEIRSNGLKAYVLLCLAALNGDWKSAKAFLESNPQAVRARITRRSETALHIAAGARHTRFVEELVKLMKPADLALQNKVGNTALCFAAASGITRIAEVMVNKNRELPMIRGSKGATPLYMAALVGHKDMVRYLYSVTEEDNLTKEDRIGLLVAAITANLFDVALHMLHEDPELAIARDGNGDTALHVLARKPLAFYSGSQLGIWHRCIYSCIHVELRRKYLYSSTRNDELGHSILHVVPTMKVLFLNFPKFLVPGFKSVYDKKLMHIQALELVQQLWDKILSLDDPKIGELIRTPSRLLFTAAELGIVEFITVLIRSYPDLIWKVNDQSQTIFHVAVAHRQEKIFNLIYEIGAHKDYIAGYKDENNNNMLHLAGKLAPSNRLKIDSGAAFQLLRELHWFKEVEKIIQPSYTEMKNEQGRTPQILFTEEHKGLVREGEKWMKDTASSCMVVATLIATVMFAAAFSVPGGNDDDTGRPIFLTKKSFLVFAISDALALFSSATSILIFLSILTSRYAEEDFLESLPNRLIMGLATLFISVATMMIAFCATLFIVLGPEFAWVANPMALVACVPVTLFPLLKFPLFIDMISHRYRSSIIFRPSNYLL; translated from the exons ATGTCATTCAACAAGTCTCCTCTTTCAAGGTTTAAAAGGAGTCTCTCCCTTCAATCATGCTTCCCTGAAGTGAGGTCTGCAGAGGCATCTGGTTGCAAATCTCCTGATGACAATGCCTCAAGCGTAAATGGTGGACGTTCTTGTGATGACATATGTCATAATGTTGATACCTGCTTGGACATAGATGATCAGGGCATTTCCCCAGCTTCCAGTGGTGGCAAAACCTCTACTGCATCAAGGCGTATATTCCCTCTAGAAAGCAGGAGTCTGTGCAGATCAGTTTCTGATATCCAGAACTCTAAGTCTGAACTGCTTCAAGCTGTTCCAGAAGCAATTGGAAGTGATGCCCATGTGGCTTTGGATCTGTCCTCATGGCCAGGTAGTTCCACCCACCCCAAGAATGAAACCATTAAATCTGATGCAAGCCCAGTTAGACAAGCTGTGGATCATAGTTTTCCATTGGCTTCAGTGCATTATTCAGGTGCAATTTCTG GGGAGATAAGAAGCAATGGCCTTAAAGCATATGTTCTCCTGTGTCTTGCTGCACTCAATGGTGATTGGAAAAGTGCAAAAGCATTCCTGGAGTCAAATCCACAAGCAGTGAGAGCGAGGATCACAAGGCGTTCAGAAACTGCTCTTCATATTGCTGCCGGGGCAAGACATACAAGGTTTGTTGAGGAGCTAGTTAAATTAATGAAACCAGCTGACTTGGCATTGCAGAACAAGGTTGGAAACACTGCTCTTTGCTTTGCTGCTGCATCTGGAATCACAAGGATTGCTGAGGTAATGGTGAATAAGAACAGGGAGTTACCAATGATTCGCGGTAGTAAAGGAGCAACACCACTCTACATGGCTGCATTAGTAGGTCACAAAGACATGGTAAGATATCTCTACTCTGTGACTGAGGAAGATAATTTAACCAAAGAAGATCGCATTGGACTTCTTGTTGCTGCTATTACTGCCAATCTATTTG ATGTAGCCTTGCATATGCTTCATGAGGACCCAGAATTAGCTATAGCTCGAGATGGTAATGGAGACACTGCACTTCATGTTTTGGCTAGAAAGCCTTTGGCATTTTACAGTGGAAGTCAGCTAGGAATTTGGCATAGGTGCATCTATTCAT GTATTCATGTGGAATTACGAAGAAAATATCTCTATTCTTCCACAAGGAATGATGAACTAGGCCATTCAATCTTACATG TGGTTCCCACCATGAAAGTACTATTTTTGAACTTCCCCAAATTTCTAG TTCCTGGTTTCAAGTCAGTTTATGACAAGAAATTGATGCATATCCAGGCACTTGAGCTTGTCCAGCAACTTTGGGACAAAATTCTGTCCCTGGATGACCCAAAGATTGGGGAATTAATCAGAACTCCTTCACGGTTACTATTTACTGCTGCTGAGTTGGGGATTGTAGAGTTTATAACTGTCCTCATCCGATCATATCCTGATCTTATTTGGAAAGTCAATGACCAAAGTCAAACTATATTTCATGTTGCAGTGGCACATCGCCAGGaaaaaatttttaatctcaTATATGAGATTGGTGCTCATAAGGATTATATTGCAGGATATAAAGACGAGAATAACAATAACATGTTGCATTTGGCAGGAAAGTTAGCACCATCGAATCGACTGAAAATTGATTCTGGTGCAGCTTTTCAATTGCTAAGGGAATTGCATTGGTTCAAG GAGGTAGAAAAGATTATTCAACCTTCATACacagaaatgaaaaatgaacagGGAAGAACACCTCAGATTCTGTTTACAGAGGAGCACAAGGGTTTAGTGCGAGAAGGTGAGAAGTGGATGAAGGATACTGCATCTTCGTGCATGGTTGTTGCAACACTCATTGCCACTGTGATGTTTGCTGCTGCCTTCTCTGTACCTGGTGGCAACGATGATGACACAGGCAGGCCTATTTTCCTAACAAAAAAGTCCTTTTTGGTTTTTGCCATTTCAGATGCACTTGCTCTGTTCTCCTCTGCCACCTCAATATTGATATTCCTGTCCATTCTCACCTCACGCTATGCTGAGGAAGATTTCCTTGAGTCACTACCCAACAGGTTGATAATGGGCCTTGCAACCCTCTTCATCTCTGTTGCCACCATGATGATAGCTTTTTGTGCCACTCTTTTTATTGTTCTTGGTCCAGAATTCGCGTGGGTTGCAAATCCAATGGCTTTAGTTGCTTGTGTTCCTGTAACCTTGTTTCCCTTGTTAAAATTTCCCCTTTTCATTGATATGATCAGTCATAGATATAGATCAAGCATTATCTTTCGTCCAAGTAATTATCTGTTGTAA
- the LOC117924387 gene encoding F-box protein At5g65850-like isoform X1, with product MISDPSFIEAHRSRSATTLLISFPDMHRPRRKHHLFSISDGEARQLSGSHHWNTSQSVNGLICLYEQHDRSFPKLSFRVTLCNPSTGERVTLPPTHFSNPDLCFDHQHISLGFDPSTKTYKILKVWFERYNSIMCEILTLGSHAWRIIKDGLEYTLEAKGICLNGTIYWADARHISEDYPHFVVMQNRVIAFDVGEEKFRSVPVPPEAPIWDKCMSSIIQIGGHMAIADYQHVATGISTVMLIWKLEDSVNGIWSQKRILLPESWIHSGFFRDFYVLHCNVEEGRLRREAIRRPPQDDWDSRSSIVTSRQVCEYVESLVSLKEICRL from the exons ATGATCTCCGACCCATCGTTCATCGAGGCCCATCGATCCCGTTCAGCTACCACTCTCCTCATCTCCTTCCCCGACATGCACCGCCCTCGCAGGAAGCATCATCTCTTCTCCATAAGCGATGGAGAAGCGCGCCAACTCTCCGGATCTCATCACTGGAATACTTCTCAGTCCGTAAACGGCTTGATTTGTCTCTACGAGCAGCACGATCGTTCGTTTCCGAAACTATCCTTTCGCGTGACTCTCTGCAATCCTAGCACTGGAGAACGCGTGACTCTTCCACCCACACACTTCTCAAACCCAGACTTGTGTTTCGACCACCAGCACATCTCTCTGGGGTTCGACCCTTCCACCAAGACCTACAAAATCCTGAAGGTATGGTTCGAAAGATACAACAGCATCATGTGTGAGATTCTCACTCTGGGCAGCCACGCATGGAGAATCATCAAAGATGGCCTAGAATATACATTGGAAGCAAAGGGGATTTGCCTCAACGGGACTATATATTGGGCCGATGCAAGGCATATATCTGAAGACTATCCTCACTTCGTCGTCATGCAGAACAGAGTGATAGCATTCGACGTTGGAGAAGAGAAGTTCCGATCTGTTCCCGTCCCGCCGGAAGCCCCCATATGGGATAAATGCATGTCGAGCATCATACAAATCGGTGGGCACATGGCCATTGCAGACTACCAACACGTGGCGACAGGCATTAGTACTGTTATGCTAATCTGGAAATTGGAGGATTCTGTAAATGGGATCTGGAGCCAGAAGAGAATTCTGCTGCCTGAATCTTGGATACACAG CGGGTTTTTTAGAGACTTTTATGTGCTTCACTGTAACGTAGAGGAAGGGCGTCTGCGGAGGGAGGCTATACGTCGGCCACCTCAGGATGATTGGGATTCTCGTTCTTCAATTGTTACTTCTCGTCAAGTCTGTGAGTATGTGGAGAGTCTGGTTTCTTTGAAGGAAATTTGCAGGTTGTAG
- the LOC117926140 gene encoding ankyrin repeat-containing protein NPR4-like isoform X2 yields the protein MSFNKSPLSRFKRSLSLQSCFPEVRSAEASGCKSPDDNASSVNGGRSCDDICHNVDTCLDIDDQGISPASSGGKTSTASRRIFPLESRSLCRSVSDIQNSKSELLQAVPEAIGSDAHVALDLSSWPGSSTHPKNETIKSDASPVRQAVDHSFPLASVHYSGAISGEIRSNGLKAYVLLCLAALNGDWKSAKAFLESNPQAVRARITRRSETALHIAAGARHTRFVEELVKLMKPADLALQNKVGNTALCFAAASGITRIAEVMVNKNRELPMIRGSKGATPLYMAALVGHKDMVRYLYSVTEEDNLTKEDRIGLLVAAITANLFALHMLHEDPELAIARDGNGDTALHVLARKPLAFYSGSQLGIWHRCIYSCIHVELRRKYLYSSTRNDELGHSILHVVPTMKVLFLNFPKFLVPGFKSVYDKKLMHIQALELVQQLWDKILSLDDPKIGELIRTPSRLLFTAAELGIVEFITVLIRSYPDLIWKVNDQSQTIFHVAVAHRQEKIFNLIYEIGAHKDYIAGYKDENNNNMLHLAGKLAPSNRLKIDSGAAFQLLRELHWFKEVEKIIQPSYTEMKNEQGRTPQILFTEEHKGLVREGEKWMKDTASSCMVVATLIATVMFAAAFSVPGGNDDDTGRPIFLTKKSFLVFAISDALALFSSATSILIFLSILTSRYAEEDFLESLPNRLIMGLATLFISVATMMIAFCATLFIVLGPEFAWVANPMALVACVPVTLFPLLKFPLFIDMISHRYRSSIIFRPSNYLL from the exons ATGTCATTCAACAAGTCTCCTCTTTCAAGGTTTAAAAGGAGTCTCTCCCTTCAATCATGCTTCCCTGAAGTGAGGTCTGCAGAGGCATCTGGTTGCAAATCTCCTGATGACAATGCCTCAAGCGTAAATGGTGGACGTTCTTGTGATGACATATGTCATAATGTTGATACCTGCTTGGACATAGATGATCAGGGCATTTCCCCAGCTTCCAGTGGTGGCAAAACCTCTACTGCATCAAGGCGTATATTCCCTCTAGAAAGCAGGAGTCTGTGCAGATCAGTTTCTGATATCCAGAACTCTAAGTCTGAACTGCTTCAAGCTGTTCCAGAAGCAATTGGAAGTGATGCCCATGTGGCTTTGGATCTGTCCTCATGGCCAGGTAGTTCCACCCACCCCAAGAATGAAACCATTAAATCTGATGCAAGCCCAGTTAGACAAGCTGTGGATCATAGTTTTCCATTGGCTTCAGTGCATTATTCAGGTGCAATTTCTG GGGAGATAAGAAGCAATGGCCTTAAAGCATATGTTCTCCTGTGTCTTGCTGCACTCAATGGTGATTGGAAAAGTGCAAAAGCATTCCTGGAGTCAAATCCACAAGCAGTGAGAGCGAGGATCACAAGGCGTTCAGAAACTGCTCTTCATATTGCTGCCGGGGCAAGACATACAAGGTTTGTTGAGGAGCTAGTTAAATTAATGAAACCAGCTGACTTGGCATTGCAGAACAAGGTTGGAAACACTGCTCTTTGCTTTGCTGCTGCATCTGGAATCACAAGGATTGCTGAGGTAATGGTGAATAAGAACAGGGAGTTACCAATGATTCGCGGTAGTAAAGGAGCAACACCACTCTACATGGCTGCATTAGTAGGTCACAAAGACATGGTAAGATATCTCTACTCTGTGACTGAGGAAGATAATTTAACCAAAGAAGATCGCATTGGACTTCTTGTTGCTGCTATTACTGCCAATCTATTTG CCTTGCATATGCTTCATGAGGACCCAGAATTAGCTATAGCTCGAGATGGTAATGGAGACACTGCACTTCATGTTTTGGCTAGAAAGCCTTTGGCATTTTACAGTGGAAGTCAGCTAGGAATTTGGCATAGGTGCATCTATTCAT GTATTCATGTGGAATTACGAAGAAAATATCTCTATTCTTCCACAAGGAATGATGAACTAGGCCATTCAATCTTACATG TGGTTCCCACCATGAAAGTACTATTTTTGAACTTCCCCAAATTTCTAG TTCCTGGTTTCAAGTCAGTTTATGACAAGAAATTGATGCATATCCAGGCACTTGAGCTTGTCCAGCAACTTTGGGACAAAATTCTGTCCCTGGATGACCCAAAGATTGGGGAATTAATCAGAACTCCTTCACGGTTACTATTTACTGCTGCTGAGTTGGGGATTGTAGAGTTTATAACTGTCCTCATCCGATCATATCCTGATCTTATTTGGAAAGTCAATGACCAAAGTCAAACTATATTTCATGTTGCAGTGGCACATCGCCAGGaaaaaatttttaatctcaTATATGAGATTGGTGCTCATAAGGATTATATTGCAGGATATAAAGACGAGAATAACAATAACATGTTGCATTTGGCAGGAAAGTTAGCACCATCGAATCGACTGAAAATTGATTCTGGTGCAGCTTTTCAATTGCTAAGGGAATTGCATTGGTTCAAG GAGGTAGAAAAGATTATTCAACCTTCATACacagaaatgaaaaatgaacagGGAAGAACACCTCAGATTCTGTTTACAGAGGAGCACAAGGGTTTAGTGCGAGAAGGTGAGAAGTGGATGAAGGATACTGCATCTTCGTGCATGGTTGTTGCAACACTCATTGCCACTGTGATGTTTGCTGCTGCCTTCTCTGTACCTGGTGGCAACGATGATGACACAGGCAGGCCTATTTTCCTAACAAAAAAGTCCTTTTTGGTTTTTGCCATTTCAGATGCACTTGCTCTGTTCTCCTCTGCCACCTCAATATTGATATTCCTGTCCATTCTCACCTCACGCTATGCTGAGGAAGATTTCCTTGAGTCACTACCCAACAGGTTGATAATGGGCCTTGCAACCCTCTTCATCTCTGTTGCCACCATGATGATAGCTTTTTGTGCCACTCTTTTTATTGTTCTTGGTCCAGAATTCGCGTGGGTTGCAAATCCAATGGCTTTAGTTGCTTGTGTTCCTGTAACCTTGTTTCCCTTGTTAAAATTTCCCCTTTTCATTGATATGATCAGTCATAGATATAGATCAAGCATTATCTTTCGTCCAAGTAATTATCTGTTGTAA
- the LOC117924387 gene encoding F-box protein At5g65850-like isoform X2 — protein sequence MISDPSFIEAHRSRSATTLLISFPDMHRPRRKHHLFSISDGEARQLSGSHHWNTSQSVNGLICLYEQHDRSFPKLSFRVTLCNPSTGERVTLPPTHFSNPDLCFDHQHISLGFDPSTKTYKILKVWFERYNSIMCEILTLGSHAWRIIKDGLEYTLEAKGICLNGTIYWADARHISEDYPHFVVMQNRVIAFDVGEEKFRSVPVPPEAPIWDKCMSSIIQIGGHMAIADYQHVATGISTVMLIWKLEDSVNGIWSQKRILLPESWIHRDFYVLHCNVEEGRLRREAIRRPPQDDWDSRSSIVTSRQVCEYVESLVSLKEICRL from the exons ATGATCTCCGACCCATCGTTCATCGAGGCCCATCGATCCCGTTCAGCTACCACTCTCCTCATCTCCTTCCCCGACATGCACCGCCCTCGCAGGAAGCATCATCTCTTCTCCATAAGCGATGGAGAAGCGCGCCAACTCTCCGGATCTCATCACTGGAATACTTCTCAGTCCGTAAACGGCTTGATTTGTCTCTACGAGCAGCACGATCGTTCGTTTCCGAAACTATCCTTTCGCGTGACTCTCTGCAATCCTAGCACTGGAGAACGCGTGACTCTTCCACCCACACACTTCTCAAACCCAGACTTGTGTTTCGACCACCAGCACATCTCTCTGGGGTTCGACCCTTCCACCAAGACCTACAAAATCCTGAAGGTATGGTTCGAAAGATACAACAGCATCATGTGTGAGATTCTCACTCTGGGCAGCCACGCATGGAGAATCATCAAAGATGGCCTAGAATATACATTGGAAGCAAAGGGGATTTGCCTCAACGGGACTATATATTGGGCCGATGCAAGGCATATATCTGAAGACTATCCTCACTTCGTCGTCATGCAGAACAGAGTGATAGCATTCGACGTTGGAGAAGAGAAGTTCCGATCTGTTCCCGTCCCGCCGGAAGCCCCCATATGGGATAAATGCATGTCGAGCATCATACAAATCGGTGGGCACATGGCCATTGCAGACTACCAACACGTGGCGACAGGCATTAGTACTGTTATGCTAATCTGGAAATTGGAGGATTCTGTAAATGGGATCTGGAGCCAGAAGAGAATTCTGCTGCCTGAATCTTGGATACACAG AGACTTTTATGTGCTTCACTGTAACGTAGAGGAAGGGCGTCTGCGGAGGGAGGCTATACGTCGGCCACCTCAGGATGATTGGGATTCTCGTTCTTCAATTGTTACTTCTCGTCAAGTCTGTGAGTATGTGGAGAGTCTGGTTTCTTTGAAGGAAATTTGCAGGTTGTAG
- the LOC117914470 gene encoding putative F-box/LRR-repeat protein At4g13960, with the protein MVKDYEISDLPIEIIHHIMFFLPVTDAIHISVLSKRFNHACRTFQVMEFDQVLFFMKSKGTANQSQASVYGEKFIQKAMLMRFSNYMDDFLRRREPDIFPKKFKLRTLCVPNIDRYIDFALEKRVQDMEVNYAFLGTPLPIHSSIFVAKSIRVLKLTGLDLGLPNLILSDSLIEELSLNDCCVPETIRVLSEKLLLLKLANCMKLRDIEIDAPNLQSFTYDGGYEPSEINVGALKSLKSLSLKNALITDSWIEENVLKFISLQNLSINGCRNLKKVKIAHGKLKNFEFVDFGNKVELELKLITPSLVSFFYTGILPLHTVITSTQFKARLSLTQISATIEWFLALRHLLVPFNYCKVLTLEFKKQVVFPEELKDRWIAPMFGLKHLRVEVNSCSVSYRDLVAFLLQLSPHPNTLSIVQSFYYRDVVERVIKFKYAKKVAEEDSTCCKHLPIIQVWY; encoded by the exons ATGGTTAAGGATTATGAAATTTCCGACTTGCCTATAGAAATCATTCATCACATCATGTTCTTTTTGCCAGTAACAGATGCCATTCATATTAGTGTGTTGTCAAAAAGATTCAATCATGCATGCCGAACCTTTCAGGTTATGGAATTTGATCAAGTGTTGTTCTTCATGAAGAGCAAAGGGACAGCCAACCAGTCGCAAGCGAGTGTATATGGAGAGAAATTCATTCAGAAAGCGATGTTGATGCGATTCTCCAACTACATGGACGATTTTCTTCGTCGTCGGGAACCAgacatttttccaaaaaagttTAAGCTTCGAACTCTTTGCGTTCCCAACATAGACAGATACATCGACTTTGCTTTAGAGAAGCGTGTCCAGGATATGGAAGTTAACTACGCTTTTCTTGGTACGCCCTTACCCATCCATTCAAGCATTTTTGTTGCCAAATCAATAAGAGTTTTGAAGTTGACAGGCTTGGACTTGGGTCTTCCAAATTTGATTCTAAGCGACTCTTTGATTGAGGAATTGAGCCTCAACGACTGTTGTGTGCCCGAAACCATTAGGGTTCTTAGCGAGAAACTATTGTTGTTGAAGTTGGCAAACTGCATGAAACTACGAGACATCGAGATTGATGCACCAAATCTTCAATCTTTTACATATGATGGCGGATATGAACCATCTGAGATCAATGTGGGTGCTCTGAAATCTCTAAAATCCCTATCATTGAAGAACGCACTTATCACAGATAGTTGGATTGAAGAGAAtgtcttaaaatttattagtcTTCAAAATTTGTCAATTAATGGGTGCagaaatttgaagaaagttAAGATCGCTCATGGAAAGCTCAAGAACTTTgaatttgttgattttggtaATAAAGTGGAGCTCGAGCTCAAGCTTATCACCCCAAGTCTAGTTTCATTCTTCTATACTGGCATACTGCCCTTGCATACTGTCATAACTTCAACTCAATTCAAAGCTAGGCTCTCCTTGACACAGATTTCTGCCACTATTGAATGGTTTCTTGCATTGAGACATTTACTCGTACCCTTCAATTATTGTAAAGTATTAACCCTTGAATTCAAAAAG CAAGTGGTTTTCCCAGAAGAACTGAAAGATAGATGGATTGCCCCTATGTTTGGTCTCAAACATTTGAGGGTAGAAGTTAATTCATGTTCAGTGAGTTATAGAGACTTGGTGGCTTTCTTGCTTCAACTTTCTCCTCATCCAAACACATTGTCAATTGTTCAAAGCTTCTATTATCGAGATGTTGTAGAAAGGGTCATCAAG TTCAAATATGCGAAGAAAGTAGCAGAAGAGGACTCAACTTGCTGCAAACACCTTCCG aTAATTCAAGTATGGTATTGA
- the LOC117914480 gene encoding F-box protein At5g65850-like, which yields MKKKQARKSHAPTEKNNIVSIADELVFEILTYIPVKSLLQFRSVCKSWRSMISDPSFVEAHQSRSATTLLISFPDTRRPSGRRHLFSISDGEARQLSGFPHWNNSQSVNGLICIYEQIDPSSPKLSFRVIVCNPSTGERVTLPPTHFSKAGFSFCHQNISLGFDPSTKTYKILRAWWGRFEGPIHEIFTLGSHAWRIIKDDPEYALETKGICLNGTIYWAAAFDLSVENSSFVVMKNRVIAFDVGEEKFRSVPVPPEAPIWEKYKSNVIQIGGHMAIASCPEVATGISTAMVVWKLEDSVNGVWSQKRILLPECWIHRPVPNPRFGRFFVASSDGGKIILIPSGFFRDFSLFQCNKEEGCLWREAIHRPPHDDWVSRSLSIVSARQVCEYVESLVSLKEICRL from the coding sequence ATGAAGAAGAAGCAGGCCAGAAAATCACACGCGCCGACTGAGAAGAACAATATAGTTTCAATCGCTGATGAGTTAGTTTTTGAAATACTCACCTACATTCCCGTCAAATCTCTACTCCAATTCAGGAGTGTTTGCAAGAGCTGGCGGTCTATGATCTCCGACCCATCGTTCGTTGAGGCCCATCAATCCCGTTCAGCCACCACTCTCCTCATCTCCTTCCCGGACACGCGCCGCCCTAGCGGGAGGCGTCATCTCTTCTCCATAAGCGATGGAGAAGCGCGCCAACTCTCCGGATTCCCTCACTGGAATAATTCTCAGTCCGTAAACGGTTTGATTTGTATCTACGAGCAGATTGATCCTTCCTCTCCGAAACTATCCTTTCGCGTGATTGTCTGCAACCCCAGCACTGGAGAACGCGTGACTCTTCCACCCACACACTTCTCAAAGGCAGGCTTCTCTTTTTGCCACCAGAACATCTCTCTAGGGTTCGACCCGTCCACCAAGACCTACAAAATACTAAGGGCATGGTGGGGAAGGTTCGAGGGCCCCATACATGAGATTTTCACTCTAGGCAGCCACGCATGGAGAATCATCAAAGATGACCCAGAATATGCGTTGGAAACAAAGGGGATTTGCCTCAACGGAACCATATATTGGGCCGCAGCTTTTGATTTATCGGTAGAGAATTCTAGCTTTGTCGTCATGAAGAACAGAGTGATAGCATTCGACGTCGGAGAAGAGAAGTTCCGATCTGTTCCCGTCCCTCCGGAAGCCCCCATATGGGAAAAATACAAATCGAACGTCATACAAATCGGTGGGCACATGGCCATTGCAAGCTGCCCAGAGGTGGCGACAGGCATTAGTACTGCTATGGTAGTCTGGAAATTGGAGGATTCTGTAAATGGGGTTTGGAGCCAGAAGAGAATTCTGCTGCCTGAATGTTGGATACACAGGCCGGTACCAAACCCAAGATTTGGTCGTTTTTTCGTTGCTTCCAGTGATGGTGGTAAGATTATACTGATTCCCAGCGGGTTTTTCAGAGACTTTTCATTGTTTCAGTGTAACAAAGAGGAAGGGTGTTTGTGGAGGGAGGCTATACATCGGCCACCTCATGATGATTGGGTTTCTCGTTCTTTATCAATTGTTAGTGCTCGTCAAGTCTGTGAGTATGTGGAAAGTCTTGTATCTTTGAAGGAAATTTGCAGGTTGTAG